The sequence CCGGCTTGCAGCAGGTACGCGGCCAACGACGGAACATCGTCGAAATGGTGCGCGCCTTGAGCCGGGCCCGCGCTCGCTCCGCCGGCGTTGAACGCGCTGCAGGCGTCGCGTGACGCGTCGCCGAGTGCAAAGAGCGCTTCGATGCCGCGCTCGCGCGCATAGGCGCCCACCTCGCGATGAAACGCGGGACCGTGGTCGCCCACTTCGCCCATGTCACCCATCACGAGCACGCGCGGCGCAGCCTGTGCGGCGAGGACGTCGATTGCGGCGCGCATCGAATCGGGGTTCGCGTTGTACGTATCGTCGATAACGGCGGCGCCCGCGAGCGAGCCGAGGTCCGCACGCTTCACTTGCAGGCGCCCCTTCACCGGCTCGAATGCCTCCAGGCCGCGCTTGATCGCGTCGAGCGGCACGCCGGCCGCGATCGCCGCCGACGTCGCCGCGAGTGCGTTGCGCGCGTTGTGCTCGCCGAGCACTTGCAGCACGGCTTCGAACGCGCCGTCGGGCGTCGAGACGCGCAAACAGTTGCCTTCGAGTTCGCCCGTTACCGCGGCAGCCGTCGTGCGGTCCGCGGCGTTCAGCGCGAAATCGACGATGCGATTGCCGGTCGCGGCGATGCGCCAAATGGCCGCGTAAGCGTCTTCGGCGGGAAACACCGCCACGCCCGTCGGCCCGAGCGCGTGGATCACGCTTGCGTGCTCGAGCGCGACCGCCTCGACCGTCGCCATGAATTCCTGATGCTCGCGCTGCGCGTTGTTGACGAGCGCGACGGTCGGCTCGGCGATCTTGCCCAGCACGTCGGTTTCGCCAGGATGGTTCATCCCGAGTTCGACGACCGCAAGCTTGTGCGCTTCGGTCAGACGAAACAGCGTGAGCGGCAGTCCGATCTCGTTGTTGAAGTTGCCGGCCGTCGCGAGTCGCGCCTCTTGGCCCACGGCCGCCGCGAAGATCGACGAGATCATTTCCTTGACCGTCGTCTTGCCGTTGCTGCCCGTGACCGCGACGAGCGGAATCGCAAAACGCCGGCGCCACGCGCGCGCGAGTGCGCCGAGCGCCTCACGCGTATCGGCAACCCTCAACGCCGGCACGCGCCATTCGCCCGGGCTGCGTGACACCAGCACCGCGCTCACACCGCGCTCGGCGACTTCCGGCAGGAAGTCGTGCGCGTCGAAACGATCTCCCTTCAGCGCGACGAACAAATCGCCAGGGCCAGCGGAGCGGCTGTCGGTGGCAATGCGCTCGAACGTGGTCGCGCCGTCGCCCAGCACCGTTGCGCCAGTGATTTCGCGAGCCGCTTCATTCAGCGAGAACATCGTCATTCGCCGCCTCCACGAGTGTGCGTCGTCCGCGCGGCAAGCGCGAGACGGGCGTGGTCCTGATCGGAGAAGACGCGCTTCTTACCCATGATTTCCTGCGTGGCTTCGTGCCCTTTGCCGGCCAGCACGACAACATCTTCGCGCGCCGCGCTGCGCACGGCCTGCAGGATCGCGCTGGCGCGGTCCTCGATGCGGCGCGCTTTGCCCGCGTCCGTCATGCCGGCAACGATTTGATCGATGATCGACTGCGGATCTTCGCTGCGCGGGTTGTCGCTCGTCACGACGACCGAATCGGCAAGCCGCTCGGCGATCGCGCCCATCAGCGGACGCTTCGTCGCATCCCGATCGCCGCCGCAGCCGAACATGCAGACGAGTTCGCCGCCACGCGCGCTCGCGATCGGGCGCAGCGCTTCTAGCGTTTTTTCGAGCGCGTCGGGCGTGTGCGCGTAGTCGATCACGACGAGCGGCTCGTCGTTCTGCAGCCGGCCGCCGAGCCGCTGCATGCGGCCGTTGACCGGCTCGAGCTTCGACAGCTCGGCAAGCGCCGTCTCGAACGGCACGTCGGCGGCGAGCAGCGCGCCGAGCACGCCGAGCAGATTGCTGACGTTGAACGCGCCGAGCGTCGCGACTTCGACATCGGCAGCGCCCCAATCCGATG comes from Trinickia violacea and encodes:
- a CDS encoding UDP-N-acetylmuramoyl-tripeptide--D-alanyl-D-alanine ligase, coding for MTMFSLNEAAREITGATVLGDGATTFERIATDSRSAGPGDLFVALKGDRFDAHDFLPEVAERGVSAVLVSRSPGEWRVPALRVADTREALGALARAWRRRFAIPLVAVTGSNGKTTVKEMISSIFAAAVGQEARLATAGNFNNEIGLPLTLFRLTEAHKLAVVELGMNHPGETDVLGKIAEPTVALVNNAQREHQEFMATVEAVALEHASVIHALGPTGVAVFPAEDAYAAIWRIAATGNRIVDFALNAADRTTAAAVTGELEGNCLRVSTPDGAFEAVLQVLGEHNARNALAATSAAIAAGVPLDAIKRGLEAFEPVKGRLQVKRADLGSLAGAAVIDDTYNANPDSMRAAIDVLAAQAAPRVLVMGDMGEVGDHGPAFHREVGAYARERGIEALFALGDASRDACSAFNAGGASAGPAQGAHHFDDVPSLAAYLLQAGFGANATLLVKGSRFMKMERVVEALIASQLQPAAPGTTPGAH